The following nucleotide sequence is from Microbacterium imperiale.
CCGCCTCGGTGCCGACGTACCCCGGAACGGCGAGCGTGGCCATCACGATGATCGTCGACGAGAGGTTCGGCAGGATCTCGCGGAAGATGATCTGCACGCTCGAGGCTCCCGACGCCCGGGCCGATTCGACGAACTCGCGCTCCTTGAGCGAGAGCGTCTGCGAGCGCACGATGCGGGCGAGGTAGGGCCAGCCGAACAGCGAGATGACGACGACGAGCAGCAGCACGCGGTTGTCGGCGGGGAGCGCCGAGAGGATCGCGATCATGAAGATGAGCGCGGGGAAGGCCATGAGGAACTCCATGACCCGCGAGATGACCGTGTCGACCCAGCCGCCGAGGTAGCCCGCCAGCATCCCGAACACGACGCCCAGGACGGTCGTCAGCAGAGTGGCCGACAGCGCCACCGTCATCGACACCTGCGCGCCGTAGACGATGCGCGCGAAGATGTCGCGGCCGTTGCCCGGCTCGACGCCGAACCAGTGCTCGGCGCTGATGCCGCCGAGCGGGCCGATCGGGATCGCGCCCATGTTCGGGTCGATCGCGCTCTGGTCGAACTCGTACGGTGACCAGCCACTCAGGCGCACGATCAGGGGGGCGAAGACGGCCATGAGCAGGACGAGCACGATGTACCCGAGCGAAAGCATCGCGGGGACGTCGGTGAGGAAGCCTCTGAGGAGTTTCCGGCCGGACGCCGGGTGGGATTCCACGGACTCGTCGAGTGTGGAATCACCGCCCGGAGTGGCCTCGACCTCGAGGGGGGCCGAGCTGAAGGTCATGTCAGCCCTTCGACGGGTCCTTCAGACCGACGATGGTGAGGTCGGTCATGTTGGTGTTCGGGATGTAGCCGGCGATGTTCTCACCCGGCAGGAAGATGCCGTTCTCGAACACCATCGGGGCGATGGGCGCGAGCTCCATGATCTGCTGGTCGAGCTCGCCCCAGGCCTCGTTGGCGGCGTCGACG
It contains:
- a CDS encoding ABC transporter permease — its product is MTFSSAPLEVEATPGGDSTLDESVESHPASGRKLLRGFLTDVPAMLSLGYIVLVLLMAVFAPLIVRLSGWSPYEFDQSAIDPNMGAIPIGPLGGISAEHWFGVEPGNGRDIFARIVYGAQVSMTVALSATLLTTVLGVVFGMLAGYLGGWVDTVISRVMEFLMAFPALIFMIAILSALPADNRVLLLVVVISLFGWPYLARIVRSQTLSLKEREFVESARASGASSVQIIFREILPNLSSTIIVMATLAVPGYVGTEAGLSFLGVGVVPPTPSWGQMIASAAPWYAVDPMYFLIPGAFLFLLVLSFTTLGDRIRALVGSTEVRA